The Arcobacter sp. F2176 DNA segment TCCTCATAAACTTTTTCTATTTTCTCTTCGCTAGACAATTTTTTTAAATCGCTTTTCTCTAAAGAAGCAAAATCTAAAACTTCATTCCAGACAGAACTTTCATCTAACATAAAAGCTGAAAATTTAATACCTTCATATTCAAAAGTGCCATTTGCATCTAAATCAATTACATAAAGTAAGTTGATAGAATCTTTATCAAAGAACTCTCCATATTTTGAAAAAAAATCTTTAAAATATCCAAATGTTTCAAGTTCACATGCAAAGAATTTAATCTTTTCATTTTCACTTACCATAATAACTTGTCTTGCTTGAGATTTTGGGGGCATAACTCTTGTTTCAGATAATCGTTTACCCTCTTCAATAATTAAAGCACCTCTATATCCATGTAAAGAAGTAATATTTCCACTAAATGATGGTTGCCATTCTAGATTATTTTCTTTGATGTATTCAATTGGTGTCATTGAGTTTCCTTTTTTAAATATGGAACTTTATATACATTTATCGTTCCTTTAGATAAAAAGAGTTTAGACTTTTTTAAGCTTCTTCAACAAGAACTTTATTTCTTCCTTCATTTTTTACTTTGTAAAGTAATTTATCAGCAAGTTTATATATTTTTACACTAGTTGCATTTTTTGCACTAATTACGATACCTCCAATTGATACAGTGATATTTTTTGATGCTTCACTTTTAGAATGTTCTATATTCAAATCTTCAATATTTGTTCTTATTCTTTCTAATATTTTCCTAAAATTAGTAGTTGTAATATCCGTTGTCAATATTCCAAACTCTTCTCCTCCCAATCTAAAAGCAAAGTCATTAGCTCTAAAAATAGTCTCCCTTAAACATAAAGCAACACTTTGCAAAGCATAGTCACCTTTATCATGTCCGTAAGTATCATTGTATTGTTTAAAAAAGTCAACATCTAAAATAGCAAAAGCAATTGTTTTGTTATCCCTTTTTGCTCTTAGGATTTCTTTTTCTATTGTCAAATTAAAATATCTTCTATTGTAAGTTTGAGTTAGTTCATCTGTAACTGACATTTTTTCGATTCTTTTTTTATCTGTTATATCTATAGCTACTAATGCATATCCCGTAATTGTATTGAGATTATTATACATGGGCGAAATTTTAGTATGGACATAATAAGTCTCACCATTTTTTTTAATATTTTTAATCTCACCTTCCCATTTTTTCCCTGAATAAATAGTATCCCACATTGAAAAATAGAATTCATTTGGTGTTTCTGGATGTCTTAAAATATCATGATTATGTCCAATTAGTTCTTCCTTTGAATAACCACATATCAAACAAAAAGCATCAGAAACATCTAAAATTTTGCCATTTATATCAACTTTTAAAGTAATCAAATAATCATTTATGATTTCAAGATATGTTTTGTTTTCTTCAAGTTTATCTTCAATCATTTTTTTGTTTTTTTTACTTTCTGTAATATCAACAAATGATGCAATATAGAAAAAATCGTTAGCTTCTGTATATATTTTTGAAATACTAAGTTCCTCAGTATAAGGCATACCATTTTTTCTAATATTTGTTATTTCACCTTCCCAATGGAGATGTTCATTTAGATTATCCCAAATATTTTTATAAAATAACCTAGTATGGTATCCAGTTGATTTTAGTATCTTAGGAGTTTTATTTAAAATTTCTTTTTCTTCATATCCTGTGATTTTTGTAAAAGATTTATTAACTCTTTGAATTTTATTATCTTTATCTGTAACTAGAATTCCATCATGAGAGTTTTCAAACATCTTATCTGAAATTTTAAGTCTGAGTCTTGTTTCTTTTTCTCTAGTATTATAATTTGCAAAGATTATTGAAATAATCATTGCAATAAAAAAGTATAAAAATGCTAACCACATGATTGTTTTTAGATAAGTATTTACTCTATTTTCAATTAGATTATTATCAATTATTGTAATTAACTTTAGTGTTAGTGGTTGTATTTTAGGGTTTTTATTAATCCACGAAGTAAGATTAATCTCATTTACATTGACATGAAAATTATCAGTTTTAAATGTTCCTTTTAAATTGTCATTCAAATTATTAGATATTTCAATTGATAAGTTTTTGTAAATATTATCAAATGTAGAGTTTTTATCAAATATAAATTTAGAACTTAATTTTTGATTTAGTATATAATTATCTTTGTTTATAATTAGAGTTTCTAAATCAAAATTTGAATTTGAGAAGATACTAAATAATTCAGTTAAAGGATAATTAATTACCAAAAATCCATCAGGTTTATCTTTATCAAAAAGTGGTGTTATGACATTTAGAAATGGCATTTTAAAAGTAGTACGATTATTGCTTTCTTTTTCTATTTTTATTGGTGAGAGGTAAATATCACCTTTTTTTAGTTGTTTTATAATAGATGGATACTTATTATTTATAAGTTTACTCGTCCTCTTATTTCTTATTTCTAATAGTTTTGTTCCATCATTTTTTAAAAAACAAATTTCCAAATAAGAATTTTTTAATGCAAGTAAAGTTGATAACTCTTTTTTTATAGTTGAATAATCTTTGTTAAGTTCATACACTTCTGAAATATATAGTAAGTCTTTTTTTAAAGTCACAAAATTATTTTTTGCAGTTGATATTTTGAGATTTAATTCTGATTCAACAGCATTATTTATCTCTTTTTTATAAATATTTTCTAAGTTTTTTATATAAGTGATTGAAACTAATAAAAAAATAAAACTAAAAAATATTAAACTTTTTAAAAAAACATAACTTACATTTTTATTCAAATTGCCAATTCCTAATCAAAAGTTATTTATTATATCACTAAATTAATAATTTTTGATTAAGCCAATTTATTTTGTATCTATAGAATATCTCCCTGGTCCCATTATCATCAAAATAAAAGCATTGAACATATAGAAAAATTGTAATTCTAATGCTAATCCACCACTTTTGCTTAATGAAAATAAATCTGCACTATGAACTAGATATATTGCGAATACTATATTAATTATAATTACAAATGAAAAAAACCTAGTGTAATATCCAATTATAATAAAGATAGGAGCAACGATTTCTCCTATATAGACTCCATAAACAAGAAACTGTGGAAGGTTATTTCCTAATAAAGTAGATTCAATAAAAGATGTTCCATGAATAAGTTTTGCATATCCATGAAATATAAATAAAAAACCTAAAAATAGTCGTAAAAATAATTTTGCTAAATTTTCATTCAAAGAATTATCCATTGTTTGTCCCTTTTTAGTATAATATTTAAAATTAGTTAATGAATGGTTAATTAACTTGACCTTTGGTCAACCTTAAGACTAAATAAAGATTTTAAAGATATACTTTCAAACTTGACCGACGGTCAGTCAAATTATTTAAGGAAGTTTATGAGTCCTAAAAAAATCAATAAAGAAATTAAAAGAAGAGAAATTGCACTTGCGTGTTTTGATTTAGTTCATGATGCGAGAATGAGAAACTTAACAGTTGCAGATGTCGCAAAAAAAGCAGAGATAGGGAAAGGAACTATATATGAATATTTTGAAAATAAAGATGACATAATTTTTGAAATAATAAATATGCATATTGAGTTTCAACATAATGAGATAATAAATAATATTAAAAAAGAAAAAATTATAAAAAATAAGGTACTTCAACTTTTTAAGTTTGTAACAAATAGTTCAGAAGAAAATTTAAAGCATTTCAATGGATATAGAGAATACTTATCAATTGTATTAGCTGAAGAAAATATCAAAAGATGTAAGTTTAATAACTCATGTACAAATTTTTTTAAAAATCAATTAAGTTTGATAATTGAAGAAGGGATAAAAAATGATGAACTATTACCTATTGCTAGAAATTTTATAGATGGAATTATGATTTTTGAAAAAGGTCTTACTTTGATGAAAATGACACAGTTGGAATTTAATGCAGTAGATGCTTGTGAAAAGTTTTTAGATAATATTTTTGAAGTTATGGAGAAAAAAGATGATAAATAAAAAATATGCAAGAATAGTTTTTGCATTTTTTATGGCGCTAATAATGAGTTTTATAATGAGTTTTGTAATTACATTTATAAACTTAGATCTTGTAGAAGGATTTGTGTCCAAATGGATGGAAGCATTTGTTAAAGCATTTATCTGTGCTTTTCCTATTGTCTTTGTTGTAGCACCTCTTGTGCATAAAATCACTAATAAATTAATAAAAATAGAAGGATATTAAATGTTTAAAAAATTAGTAATTGTAGTTCTTTCATCAATAACATTATATGCAGCTGGTGGACCCTCATTAGTTGAAACTACAAAGATAATAAAAGGGGAAGTAAATCCTTTGCAAGAGTTTGTAGGAACATTAAAATTTGATAGAAATTCTGTTTTAGCAGCACAAAACTCTGGGGTTGTTCAAAAAATAAATTTTGAAGTAGGGGATATAGTTAAAGAAGGTAAGACATTAGTTCAAATTGATGCTGATATCTTAAATGCGCAAGTTGAATCAGCAAGAGCAAATGCATTAAATGCACAAAGAGATTATCAAAGATATACAAAATTATTAGAGACAAAATCTATTTCGCAAAAACAATATGATGATATTAAATTAAACGCAATTACTACAAAAAGTACTTTGAATGAACTAGAAATAGAAAAAAAGAAAAAAAGTATTAATGCACCATATAGTGGTATAGTAGTTGAAAAATCAATAAACTTAGGAGAGTGGGTAAATGCTGGAACGGCATTACTTTCAATAGTAGACACATCAAAAGCTGAGATAACTTTTAATGTTCCTTTAAATATTTTTAATGGCTTAAAAAAAGGTGCTATTTATGATATTAATGTGGGTGAAAATATTTTAAAAGGAAAAATGAGTGGAGCAATTCCAAGTGGTGATAAATTAACTAGAACTTTCCCCGTTAAATTTAAAGCTAATACTAAAAATGTGTTTGTATTTGATGGGCAAGAAGCAAGAGTGAGTTTATCAAAGAATGCTAAACAAGAATCTCTTATAGTTCCAAGAGATGCCGTAATAAAAAGATTTGGAAAAAATATTGTCTTTATTATAGATGATAAAATGATTGCTCAAATGATTCCTGTACAAGTTATTGCATACTTAGAAAGTAAAGTTGCTATTAAAGCTGAAGGATTAACTGTTGGTCAAGATGTTGTTACTAAAGGAAATGAAAGAGTTTTCCCTAATTCCCCTGTAAAAATAATAAACAACTAGAGATACTTGTTGTCTCTTTTAGGACTTGTTTCTTAAATGGAATTTTTCCATTGCTAAAAGAAATTAGAAATGAAAATGTTCCCTTAATCATGGGAACAATTAAAGGAATGAAAAATGGATTTAATTAAGTTTTCGATTAAAAATCCTGTAACAATTATTGTTTCAGTTTTAATCGTAGTATTGTTTGGTTTTTTATCACTTTCTAAATTACCATATCAATTAACACCTTCAGTTACAAAACCTGAAATTAAGATTACAACAACTTGGGCAGGTGCAACTCCTCACGAAGTTGAAAGAGAAATAATTGAAGAGCAAGAAGATGCTCTTAAAAGTTTGAATAATTTGGAAAAATATGAATCGTCAGCTAGTGATAATCAAGGTGAAATTACTTTAACTTTTAAATTATCTACTGATATTAGAGTTGCTTTGCAAGATGTTTCAAATAAATTAAATGAAGTAAGTTCATATCCTGATAATGTTGATGAACCAATAATTGAAACAGCAACAGCAAGTCCTGTTATTTGGATGATGTTGCAAACTATTGATAATAACCCAAGACATATAGATGAGTATAGAACTTTTTTTAATGATGAAATAAAGCCAGTTATAAAAAGAGTAAATGGTGTTTCAGGAACTATGGATATTGGTGGTAGAGAAAAACAAATGCAGATTGTATTTGATACCAATAAACTTGCTTCTTATGGTTTGACTATTTCACAAGTAATTTCAATTATTCAAAATGAAAATATTGATGTTTCTGCTGGTATTCAAAATATAAATAGAAGAGCCTACCGAATTAGAACTGTGAATAAATTTACATCACCTACAGATATTGAGAAAGTAGTTTTAATCTCAACAAGAGATAAAAAAGTCACTATTAAAGATATAGCAAAAGTTGATTTTGGTTATGAAACTGCAAATGGTGTTGCAATGTATTTAGGTGAAGATGGAATATTTTTAGGAGTTCAACCAAGTGCAGATTCAAATGTTGTTGAGCTTACAAATGAAGTTGAAGAAGTTGTAAATAGACTTAATGCTGGAATTTTAAAAGATAAAAAACTAAAAATACAATGGATATATGATCAAAGACCATATATAGTTGGTTCTGTTGACTTAGTACAGAAAAATATTATTATAGGTGGAGTTCTTGCAATATTTATTTTAATTTTATTTTTAAGAAGCATTTCTCCTACTGCTGTTATTTCTGTGGCTATTCCAATATCTATTATTGGTACATTTATTATATTAGATGCTATGGGGAGAAGTTTAAATACTATTTCTTTAGCTGGTATCTCCTTTGCTGTTGGTATGTTAGTAGATAGT contains these protein-coding regions:
- a CDS encoding sensor domain-containing diguanylate cyclase, translated to MNKNVSYVFLKSLIFFSFIFLLVSITYIKNLENIYKKEINNAVESELNLKISTAKNNFVTLKKDLLYISEVYELNKDYSTIKKELSTLLALKNSYLEICFLKNDGTKLLEIRNKRTSKLINNKYPSIIKQLKKGDIYLSPIKIEKESNNRTTFKMPFLNVITPLFDKDKPDGFLVINYPLTELFSIFSNSNFDLETLIINKDNYILNQKLSSKFIFDKNSTFDNIYKNLSIEISNNLNDNLKGTFKTDNFHVNVNEINLTSWINKNPKIQPLTLKLITIIDNNLIENRVNTYLKTIMWLAFLYFFIAMIISIIFANYNTREKETRLRLKISDKMFENSHDGILVTDKDNKIQRVNKSFTKITGYEEKEILNKTPKILKSTGYHTRLFYKNIWDNLNEHLHWEGEITNIRKNGMPYTEELSISKIYTEANDFFYIASFVDITESKKNKKMIEDKLEENKTYLEIINDYLITLKVDINGKILDVSDAFCLICGYSKEELIGHNHDILRHPETPNEFYFSMWDTIYSGKKWEGEIKNIKKNGETYYVHTKISPMYNNLNTITGYALVAIDITDKKRIEKMSVTDELTQTYNRRYFNLTIEKEILRAKRDNKTIAFAILDVDFFKQYNDTYGHDKGDYALQSVALCLRETIFRANDFAFRLGGEEFGILTTDITTTNFRKILERIRTNIEDLNIEHSKSEASKNITVSIGGIVISAKNATSVKIYKLADKLLYKVKNEGRNKVLVEEA
- a CDS encoding DoxX family protein, which encodes MDNSLNENLAKLFLRLFLGFLFIFHGYAKLIHGTSFIESTLLGNNLPQFLVYGVYIGEIVAPIFIIIGYYTRFFSFVIIINIVFAIYLVHSADLFSLSKSGGLALELQFFYMFNAFILMIMGPGRYSIDTK
- a CDS encoding TetR/AcrR family transcriptional regulator, which produces MSPKKINKEIKRREIALACFDLVHDARMRNLTVADVAKKAEIGKGTIYEYFENKDDIIFEIINMHIEFQHNEIINNIKKEKIIKNKVLQLFKFVTNSSEENLKHFNGYREYLSIVLAEENIKRCKFNNSCTNFFKNQLSLIIEEGIKNDELLPIARNFIDGIMIFEKGLTLMKMTQLEFNAVDACEKFLDNIFEVMEKKDDK
- a CDS encoding DUF2798 domain-containing protein, whose translation is MINKKYARIVFAFFMALIMSFIMSFVITFINLDLVEGFVSKWMEAFVKAFICAFPIVFVVAPLVHKITNKLIKIEGY
- a CDS encoding efflux RND transporter periplasmic adaptor subunit, with product MFKKLVIVVLSSITLYAAGGPSLVETTKIIKGEVNPLQEFVGTLKFDRNSVLAAQNSGVVQKINFEVGDIVKEGKTLVQIDADILNAQVESARANALNAQRDYQRYTKLLETKSISQKQYDDIKLNAITTKSTLNELEIEKKKKSINAPYSGIVVEKSINLGEWVNAGTALLSIVDTSKAEITFNVPLNIFNGLKKGAIYDINVGENILKGKMSGAIPSGDKLTRTFPVKFKANTKNVFVFDGQEARVSLSKNAKQESLIVPRDAVIKRFGKNIVFIIDDKMIAQMIPVQVIAYLESKVAIKAEGLTVGQDVVTKGNERVFPNSPVKIINN